One window from the genome of Megalobrama amblycephala isolate DHTTF-2021 linkage group LG4, ASM1881202v1, whole genome shotgun sequence encodes:
- the LOC125266054 gene encoding cystatin-B-like — protein MTGVCGVGRWTTEEAIIPEEEKICHEVKSGIEEKAGATFETYIPLSFRTQIVSGTNHLVKVYVGVGVCVHAMITQVFPVNEGKLTVTGVQHPKAACEPLIPFGH, from the exons ATGACTGGAGTGTGTGGTGTTGGAAGATGGACCACAGAGGAGGCTATTATTCCAGAGGAGGAGAAGATCTGCCATGAG GTGAAGTCAGGCATAGAGGAGAAGGCTGGAGCCACTTTTGAGACTTACATTCCTTTAAGCTTTAGGACTCAGATTGTGTCTGGAACAAACCATCTGGTCAAG gtgtATGTTGGTGTGGGTGTGTGCGTTCATGCGATGATAACTCAAGTTTTCCCCGTTAATGAAGGGAAATTGACTGTGACTGGAGTCCAGCACCCTAAAGCCGCCTGTGAACCTCTGATCCCATTTGGTCACTAA